gcgggagaagctcgcggagccagTGGGAGAAGATCGCGGAGCCGGCGGATGGAGCTCGCGGAGCTGGcaggagaagctcgcggagccgacgGGCTCGCGGAGCTTGCGAAGCCGACGGGCGAAGCTCGCAGAGCTCGCGGAGTCGATGGgaaatggcagaaaaaaaactttttttttgcatttaaacctgCCCTTTTCCCAGCTTGCTGTTGGTGAGGCGGCGGGCGAAGCTTTGCGTCCTCCGTGCCTCTGCAGTCTAAACTGCAAGGCGGGAAAATGTGGGCAGCTCAGTGGACCAGTCACAGCTGCCGCTCTCCGTGTCGCTGAGCTTGCAAGCCTGCCCGCCgtctccgcgagcttctcccgccggctccgcgagctacgcccgccggctccgcgagccTCGCCCGcccgctccgcgagcttctcccatcGGCTCCGCGAGCTCCGCCCGcccgctccgcgagcttctcccatcggctccgcgagctacgcccgccggctccgcgagctccGCGGGCAGGCTCGCAGGCTCAGCTACACGGACAGCGGCAGAGCTTCGCCCGCCGCCTCACCAACAGCAAGCTGGGAAAAGGGCGGGTTTAAatgcaagttttttttctgtcaaataacttaaaaagttaagtcaatcagtgcaaaaacttaaaatgtttagtttattaaactaaaaactattaaCACGTTTAAATACGTGCTGAAATGAGTACAATATACTTACATTTGACAGTAATGGACTAAAACTTAATAATTTATGTacattgaatatacatttttaattagaaataaaatccgggcttacagtgtacgcCCGTGTTACCCAGCTCCGTGCCTGGATGGATCAGACCATGGCTGATAATTAAAATCACATGATgggttatatttttatatacagtgaCTTAAGGAATAAATAAGCACACTGTCATCCTGGATAAGTTtaagaatttaaataaattatttgaggaaactggttgcctttaAGAttgttaagtaatgtttactgaaaactagacttaattaaacttattttatcttattttatgccTAATTTTACAATGTTACTGTATGCCTGAATTGttaaaaaagttaatttcattgattttttttgtcatatctgtTGCTTTGCGCAACAGTTATATTTTGAACATTATTGAAcagtaaataaagtatatttgtatttagacttctctttcatttaattaaaagttttattGATACATGATATTGTACTGTACTAAGTGAACTActttaacagttgtttttaacacactttgctaaaatgcacaaaagtatatttggaaataagtattttagaagtatactgaattacattgaactaaaagtgtacttcatagtaatctactttaaaaaaaatacactatgcTGTGCTTTTTAggaagtttactttcaaacatttgatgaaagcataatattaatgtacttttaatatatttcaagtaagtacataaatctgttgtaaaagtgtatttacagcatacttaggcatttctcaatatgtttaaagtacaattaagtatatttttttttcaccagggctgTTTTTAATCAGAACAGACTATAAATGAGCCAAAGACAAGGCAAattaaaaaagcacatttttaataattgtatgTAATTGTATGTAATTGTATGTAAGTTTATGTTTGTGTTaatggatggcttgtgatcaaaatatgtcaatatcaaatctaaaataaaaatttaagcacaggcttccaatccaatagacataaaaaacagctcctaattttattttatttgatttaatgttaacatagattttatattctgatatTAGAGTCTTTCTTTGCGTGCATTGACAGTCTTTTTATTaacagcattttttattattattaatcttttttCAACACTGGCACATAATTTAGGTATGAAAGGGTAACATCCAGGAATTCatcatgtaataaaaaaaaataaaaactcaaattaaaaacatgaaatcaacgtttttaacattattaatctTATCATGTTCGTCTGAAAGGAAACAAAGGTTCATTGTTTGCTCTCTGCAGTGAAGAATAAAAGCTAAAGTAATCCAGTTATTCTGTATATAATAAAGgatatatttatgtaatattagatATGAGTGAGAAAGCTGCAGGTGTGTAGTGAGAAACACAGTCATGTGACCAGTTGAAGTCAAGGATTTTGCTGAATGCACACAGTCATATTGTGAAATGACCTTTTATTAAGCCCAGCGGCTCCACAAATAACACTGACTCACACTCACGTACAGAGTGAATTCACTACTGCAGCACCTTTACTAATTAAACTACAATCTACAGTTATACTACTGCTGTAGTTCAGCATTAAGAATATGACTGTGAGTCATTACACCTATATACAGACCGTCAGTGTAGACTTAGTGTATATGCATTACACCACATGCTAAATATATcaatcaaataaacacaaagtgtgcattaaaatgtttGAATGCGCAGCAGTGTATTAGTATGCTCTCTGTAGATCATGAGAAGATAATATATAAGCAcaatatacattattaaatatgttGAATAAACACATGCATTAAATgctttaaagtcatttttattacttttattttccaGTAAAAGTATTTAGTGGAGTGTATACAGTACAATGAACACTATTCTGTGATTGGCCAACAATTAAgacacaatattatataatattatatattgtcaaaaaataTAAAGAAGATAATGGTTATCAAtaaaataattgattaaaaattTGCACTGATAACTCTtggcaatatttatttatttatattttttttcatccattcattcatcaatCCAACCATATATTGGTACATACATtgatccattcatccatctattcatctatcaTCAAATcacccatccatttatccattcctccatccatctattcatacaTCCATTACTCTAGCCATcaataaatccatccatccatccgtccatccatgcACCCATCTATCCATGTATTCATTAATCCATCCACCTATTTATCCATCCTTCTATTTATACATCCATTACTGTAACAATTGATtattccattcatccatccatccatccatccatccatctagctaTTCATTCACCAATCTATTCATTCATTATCAATCCTTCTATTGatgtatccatccatctattcatccatctaaCCATTAATTAATCCATCTATATATCCATCAAATTATCTATCCATTCACTTATTTATTCAACCATTTATCCAtccgtctgtccgtccgtccatccatccaattaTTCATAAagctatccatccatttatccatccatgcatccatccattcatccatttagTTATTCATTCACCAATGTATTAATTCATTATCAATCCttctattcatctatctatccatctattcatccatctagCCATTGATTAATCCATCTATATATCCGTCAAATTATCCATCCATTCACTTATTtattcatccatttatccatccgtcCGCCCCTTTATTCATATAGCTatacatccatttatccatccatccatccatccatccatatagcTATTTTTTCATCAATCTactcatccatcatccatccatgtTTATAAAAAAGTAATGTAGGTTTTCATGAAAAGACACAATttacaaaattaggcaggtgcataagtttgggcaccccaacagaaaaaataatgctaaaggtattcaaaacAATAAAACGATAAGAGTGCCCATAATTCCTGCACCTGCCTTAttatgtttaaagaattattgcacactttctgtaaatcctataaacttaatttcacttctcaaatatcactgtgttcatctgctatatgctatatttaactgaaattgctgatctgaacaaccactgatttctaaaaaaaaaaaaatacatgaaaattatcaggggtgcccaaactttttcataccactgtatctaTGGATAATATGTACAAAAACATTAATGGGGGCCTTGAGTATCAGTGGAAAGTTTTTTACAGTACACATGAGTCCCATGTTTTTTATGCAGAGAGGGCAGAAAAGCTGCTCCCCCTGCAAGCTGTACATTATCCCACAGCCTGGAGATAAGATATGGAGGAATGGAGGGGTGTATGAGCTGCTGTGAGGTATATAATGCAGTCAGAGTGAGGAGAGAATTCAGCTGAAAACATGGCCTTCCTCTGGATCCTGTCCTGCCTCGCCTTCGCCAGTGCAGCCTACGGTACGGCTCTACTCTCCATCGCTTATGCACTACAGTTTTATTTCATTATAAAGTCTGATTACAAAATAGAACTGCTTTAATATAATATTGATAAAtcagaattgatttttttttacttagattaATATTAGTTCACTGATCAGAGtgtatatttcttatatatttcCCAGGCTGTGGCATTCCTGCCATCACTCCAGTCATCTCTGGTTACTCCAGAATTGTGAACGGTGAGGAGGCAGTTCCTCACTCCTGGCCCTGGCAGGTTTCTCTGCAGGTATGAATTCATTTTTACATATTTGCATGTTGTATATTATTGTtttacaatgaaaaacaagtatattcatttttgttgttaatttaaacaaactgtcccttacactgtgtcaaagaaaatcttaaaaatgacctgaaataaacactttttacattaactttcattgaaagttaaaaaagttttatttctttcctgtgaagttgtttttttttagagatacagcAACTTTTTGAGTGTTTCATTTGAAAAAGCTAGGACatgatatttttcatattttaagttCACATTTTAGGGGACaatttgtataaattatataaattttgtAAAAAGGAATgtattaaatacagctctggaaaaaaattaagagaccatatcagtttctgaatcagtttctctgattttgctatttataggtttatgtttgagtaaaatgaacagtgttgttttattctataaactacagacaacattttttttcaaattcttaataaaaacaattgtcatttagagcatttatttgccgaaaatgagaaatggctaaaataacaaaaaagatgacgcagagcttttagacaaCAAGCTTTTtagaatacaagttcatattcaaatacagaatacaagttttaagagttcagaaatcagaaaaaaatatttgctggaataacgctggtttttaatcacagttttcatgatgaagcttggcatcatgttctcctccaccagtcttacacactgcttttggataaatttatgtcactcctggtacaaaaatcttggtttgatggcttttgatcatccatcttcctctttattatgtTCCAGGAATTTTCAAttcgataaaatcaaagaaactcatcatttttaagtggtctctttattttttttttccagagtgtgtatttttatagtttacttaattaattaatatcaatTTGTACACATAACTCTTGAAAATAACTTctaaaatattatgcaaaataatGTAGTTATTAAGTTTGTTTCATGTTTATGTAGATAGACATATAACACACATTATAATAATTCACAGTATTTTTGGTGTAATTATTAAAGTCTGagggtgttttttttaactgtatttgaCTTCTTCTTATATTTGTAGAATTTAAAAATCAAAGTAGATGAGGAAAGTAGAGTTAAGTAGAACCTTTAAGACTACTAACTAGATTCCCGCTTCAGAGTGCATTGCTCATTTTATCAGTACTGTGATTGACCGATGAATCTGGGAACAAAATCTATTTTTCTTCTGTTATACTACTatagttatattttattttatgtcatttaaGTAAAGCAACAAACATTTGTACGAATTAAATGATTTATAACAAAGTTAACTTGTTTGAAGCATAGGATTAAAATACTCTGGTACGATTTGCATTGCTGTTTTTACATTATAAGTAATAAAGTAACAGATATCTGAACCTTAGGATTATCCtcattaaaatacacattttttttacaggacTACACTGGATTCCACTTCTGTGGCGGCTCCCTGATCAACGAGTGGTGGGTTGTGACTGCTGCTCACTGCAACGTCAGGTAAGGCTTTCATCCTTTAAAAGCCTCAGTACATAAATCAGTACATAATATttcatcaggaaatatatattatagttattgtaaactataaacatatattttgtaaattaactaaaataaaaaaaacagcaactaatttaaagcattagtctgcgtttttcagttgctacaggactcttatctgactgacagctgttctaaccaatcaaagcttctaaaatggcttctgccctcttgtgtctgcgtggacccttctactgattttttgaagggtgtagtaatgagtatattagcaaagtcatagaacaatctaaccaatcagattcatgattttcactccgggggcggggccatgactgttgcttagtgtaaaacggagctcatgctggattagttcaatagttagctaactatcatggaattgcggctgcaaatgagacaaatattgtgttatatcatattaaagcatatttaaagGCTGCctttcaatgtgaaactaattcactatAATAATAGGccatctgactggtgagtttttgtgtgtactgaatgttttggctgacctggcgtcttgtaggcatacaaatgagtgatcttttgTTGGccggaaaattaagcattgattttgtcatttgtagctgtatttgtaggctgttaatgtgcattaagctcatataactaagtcgagaaagagaatatgtagttctaatataaatctatgtgTAAGCTggcaggtggggggggggggggggggaggtgttGCAGAAGgtgtacccactatattaaccgCACGCCACTGCTATAATTACACCATACTATACTGACTAACTACTTCCTGTTACTCATTTCAGAACTTCCCACCGTGTGATCCTGGGAGAGCATGACCGCTCTTCCAATGCTGAGTCCATCCAGACCATGAGTGTTGGCAAGGTATGCATTTCAGCACCAGTAGAACtcaattaaataatgaaataaattaattaaccaTGGATTGATCTCTGATTTATAATTTCTCTCCTGGATCAGGTTTTCAAGCACCCCCAGTACAACGGCTTCACCATCAACAACGACATCCTCCTGATCAAGCTCGCCACCCCCGCCCAGATGAACCCCCGCGTGTCCCCTGTGTGTGTGGCTGCGACCAGCGACAACTTCCCTGGTGGCATGAAGTGCGTGACCTCTGGATGGGGCCTGACCAAACACAACGGTagctttcaattttttttcctcATGGCTAAAAGACTTATAGATTAAAAAGTTGCTTCTAATGAATTTTATACTTTGAgtatagaaaaaaaattgaattaaaaacaaaaaaatataaaacatttggaAATTTCCCATTTTTTGTTAGATTACTGACCGTATAGCATGCTTAGAGTCATCTCATTAGAACTGTCTAGGTTTAAGATGCATTGGAATCAACGATTTTTAACTATAAGATGCAATCAATCAATATTTCTGACCCAACTGGATCATTTTTGGATGCTTTATCttaggaagctgcagttccttttGCATCCATTAGATGGAACTACAGAGCTGGGGCACAGCAGCAgaatgtgtagaatgtgtaagactaacatGTCTTGAATGGAAAGAATAGCAAATAATAAACTTCGTACATAACTAACCAGATATCCACCTTAAGAGTGCATACAGGGAGTAGATTTAgtacagcaacacagcagagctgacaaaaaaaacactgctaaccACACAAAACAGCAAATGTTAAAGGCTACATTTAACTACCACTAGATTTACAGCAGCAACACTCAGAATGCTAAATCAGAATGCAAAATAATAGCTTTTTATGTTATCCTAAAACTCTATACTTACTGTACTTTCAGCTTTGTCCACTTATTGCACATTTCTCCTTCCTGCATTGCAGCTCCTGATACCCCCGCTAAGCTCCAGCAGGCCAGTCTGCCCCTGTTGACCAACGATGATTGCAAGCGCTTCTGGGGCTCTCAGATCTCTGATGTG
Above is a genomic segment from Astyanax mexicanus isolate ESR-SI-001 chromosome 23, AstMex3_surface, whole genome shotgun sequence containing:
- the LOC103027485 gene encoding chymotrypsin A, which translates into the protein MAFLWILSCLAFASAAYGCGIPAITPVISGYSRIVNGEEAVPHSWPWQVSLQDYTGFHFCGGSLINEWWVVTAAHCNVRTSHRVILGEHDRSSNAESIQTMSVGKVFKHPQYNGFTINNDILLIKLATPAQMNPRVSPVCVAATSDNFPGGMKCVTSGWGLTKHNAPDTPAKLQQASLPLLTNDDCKRFWGSQISDVMICAGASGASSCMGDSGGPLVCQKSGAWTLVGIVSWGSGTCSTSMPGVYARVTKLRSWMDQTIAAN